In Struthio camelus isolate bStrCam1 chromosome 31, bStrCam1.hap1, whole genome shotgun sequence, the genomic window CTAGGCCCAAGGGGGCTCTTCTTGGGGCTAGGGCTTCTGTGGGATCTTTTCCTCGTAGCCCCTCCAGTCTTGCCACAGGGACTGGCGCTTTTCTTGCTGGCCGGAGTTATGGCAGTGGGCTTCAGAAACAGCTCagcctctgctttcttttctccaaggtcaGGTTCTAAGAAAAAACGCACGCAGCGGACATATGGGTAACGCTCTGGCAGGAGGGGAAAACAGAGGAGACGATGGGCTTTCTCAGGGGCTCAAAGCCGGTGCTTCGCCGGCCGGCTCAGCGCGACAGCAGGGCAAAGGCGCGAGGGTCGGAGCCTTctccgtcctccctcccccccgcgccgggccgagcCACTCGGCCACCCCTACCTGGCCGTCCacccgcggcggcagcgggggccgcgccggcgccgctcCGCCAGGAAACCGGGTCCGGAGCCCGCGCCACGGAGCTCGCAGGCCCCACGGcctccccggcggggccgggccgctcccgccgcggctcccccgcGCCGCTCGCCTCCTGCCGCTCCTCGGGCCTGCGAGACAGCGGCGGGCGggtcgcggcggccgggcccggcccgccgccccctcgcccgcccgcctccatggcggcccgcgccgcgctcAAACCGCCGCGCGCCAAGGCCgccgctgcgcggggcacgccgggaagcGTAGTTTAGGCCCGGGCGGCCCGCCTGCGCATGCgtagctgcccccccccccccccccgcttcccgcGTCAGGGCTCCCCTCAGCGCGGCCGCGCGCTCCCTCAGCGCCTCACGGAGAggcagcgccgcccgcgcgcGCTCCCTCAGCGCCTCCCGCGCTCCGCTACCGCCGCGTAAGTGCCCTGGGGCCGCGACAGGCTCacgggaaggcaggaaggaaaaaaggctttgGAAGTTTATTGTCTTTGATAAAATCTCAACTGAAAACGGTGGGCTTTGTATTAACAGTTCcataaatgcacaaaaaaaaaaatctatccgtGGGGAAGTCAGTTTTACACTAGACATTAAATTAGAATCACGTGAAATGACACGGGATAGGAGATCCTATCCAAGAGCAAAGTCCAATGAAAGTTTTGGTAAAGCAATGTTCTGATTAATTAGCTCAGAATGAACTCTAGTtaagaaaagcttattttcctATACAAAATTACAATACAGAGAACGCATACAATTACAATACAGGGGGTTTAATTGTTAGTATCTAGCAACTAGAACAGAAATTTCATAGTAAAAAACTTCATGGAAATTAAAATAAGTCAATTCTTTTTAACCGTAAAACTTGAGACAAATGCCAAGTTCTAGAAGAGACACTCTCAGATTCTTACCATAAAAtcgatatttaaaaaaatgaatttggttAGGAAAATGAAGCAagttcttttaaaacaatttcacaTCCCAATGGGCATAAGTAAAAAGAACTCAACTGTGTGAGGCTGAGAGGTAGAGAGGTATCATTGTAATCACAATCTTCTATTGGTTCCAGGGATTTTCTGAGGTAATTAGCTGTGTGTCAAGTTGTATAAACAATAGTATTGGCAAAAGAGCAACATTGACAAATTACACTAATGACCTCTTTCCTCTCATCAATAGGTCCTAAAAACTTAATTAGACGCATCTGAATTAACACTTCCTGGGTCTCCAGCAGGTGAAGTGATTGATGAAGGGGTGGTAGCATCCTGCCAGCTGCCATTAGCCTGAAGGGAGAATAAATATATCATTTCATTAAATCTTTAAGAAACTACTTGCAGACAATAAAGCCTGTGTTTACGTGTACACACATTACAAGTGACAGTGCTTATGAAAGCAAATAACTAGATATCAGCTCTAGGAAAGCACAGTCCAGGAACATACTGTAAAACTTCCTCTTCCACAGATTTTATGGTAACACCCTTGCTCCTAGTAGCATCGACTTATGCCAAGAATACACTGAAGACATACAAAATTTCTTTGGTGACTGAAGACAAGGTTTTAATCAGGTCTCCAGGAGTGAAAGGCTGATatattaacttctttttttttttttctaactttttcctGCCCCCACATCAaacatttcaggggaaaaaaaaaatctgacatttaTTCACAGATCATTAACCCATCTCAGGCAGAACTTTTGTTGCTAGTAAAGTAATACCTCAGTACATCTTACATCTATGCGCTGCGTCGTATACAAAGGATTCCCCACAATTGTGTCATATCTTCCTGTCTGGTGTATGACATGATGTAAGGAATCCATCTATAACAAGATCCCACAGAATGAGAAGGATAAGGGAAAAAGTCAAGTTAAAAATGAGGTAGTATGAGTGGTACATATCTATTCGGCCAAAAATTCTTTAAACAAGGGGCAGGTTTTCTTgtaggaagtttttttttgtttgttttttaatggctcTGAATATTTTCTCCACAGAAAAATACTAGCAGGTCCTTTTTGCAGAGATAATTCTCTGGCGTTTAGAAATGTTTAAGATATTTATCCAGGAAGCCTTAAAGCTGAGTAGATTTAATCTTTTATATAAGCAGAGTTACTTATGACTACTCACTATTAACTGAGCTATGCTTAACCAGTTCATTATCAAACAGCATTAGAACCTAGTCTCAAGCCTACCGTAGCATATAGCTCTTATTGTAGAGGAACGGATTCTATGCAGTTTAGATGCGTTTAGAAATTCAGCAGAAAGCTTAAAATGTGTTTGACTGTTAACCACAAATCCTAAGCAAAGTTCTACTTACACAGAGCAAGACTTACtctaaaatgaggggaaaaaagaaaaagattcattAATGTAAACTGAAGCCATAGAAGAATACCCGTAGGTTAATTTAGGTGGCTCACTCCATTTAAGACTCCAGTTCCAAGAGAAAACATACAGTTGAGTCAGTTTGTTTCTAGAATCTAGTTGAAGAAATTTGACTCCATCCATCCCTTGCAACCTTGCCAGCACACACTGAAGACAGGAAAATCATCCCTATCTCGTATTAATAGAATCTACTTTAAACAATTGTTTGTCGTCCCCCCACCAataaccttaaccattctgtgaatgTTGGAAAGGATCCCTGGAGAATGCCTaatccaacctccctgcccaaAGTAGGGTCAATTAGAGCAGgatgctcaggactgtgtccagcttGGTTTCgagtacctccaaggatggagactccacaacctctactgggcaacctgttcctcaCATATGAAGTACAGTAACAGTACAGAGGTGGGATTTCAACATTTATCTCATTGTTGAAAGTATGTATTTTCTTCTTACAATACTTACCTGTGACTGCACATTGGCTCCCACTGGAGAGCTCTGGTAGGAGGTCAATGACTGCAAGTTTATAAACGAGTCTCCAGAATTTGTCATCTTAAAAGAGCCAgaggaagctgaaaaagaaagaacaagttgGTTACATATTGTTACAAGAGATAATTTGAGACTGAGCTTTCAAGTTCAGTCGCTTTTCGCTGGCATCCTCGCTTGCCTGAATTTGGCGTAGATGGAGAATTTGCCTGGTTGCCTTGAGCCACTACATTTGTTGCATCCACTGCAGTTTTTGCAGCATAAATATTGGCTTCTTCTTGGAATTTCCCCATGTTCTTTTTGTATCGAATTCTTTTGTTACCAAACCAGTTGGAAACCTACAGAAGGATATCCTTGTTAGTACTTGGTCAAACTATTACCATTTTCTACTATATTCTGCAGTTTCTAGCAGAAGTACTTTTTAAACTAGTCTTCAAGCGGAAAATATCCACTACTAAAACTCTTCAAAAATAAACGAAAGCCTGTTTAGTTTCAAGAACCAGCAACTGAAGCCTACTGCTAATTATAGGGGCCAAacaatgttgttaaaaaaaatgttacttaaaGTAGTTTCAGATAAAACACTTCATACCTGTGAAACTGTGATACCACCTTTCTTTGCTAGCTCTTCTTTGGCCTCTTCGCTGGGGTACGGATTGCTCAGGTGTGAATAGAAATACTCATTCAGTACTTCTGTTGCCTGCTTGCTGAAATTACGTCGTTTACGCCTATAAAAACATAACAGTTGTTCCTACTTATACAATGTTATAGAGAACACCAGAGAGAGTACACCATgggcttctctttctcctctaagATGTATTTGGTTTTAAGGAGAACATAAGAATTGAATGGCATTAAATAGATGTTGATGACAAAATTAGCATGCTTTAGCAAGCATAACAGGTGCGAGTTCTAAATATTTAAACTAGATCAACACTGGGAATGGCAGGACTTAGTTTTCTTATGTAGTCACTGGCATCAAGCAACAAAGAGTTCAGACTTAACAGCTGTTATCGCTAGATTGTGTTTTCTTAGTACCTTGCATCAAGAAATCGTGAACGCAGGATCATTACTGCCTCACACGTACTCTGTTTCAGTTGCATCTGGATGGTGCTGAATTTACCATGGATTATGTTCACCATGCGCTCTATTTCTTTTGGTGAAATTGGTCTTGTTCTACTCTGTTCCCTAAGCAGGTTCATAACGTGGGTAGTGAACTCACTACAGGCCTGAAAATACATACATTTGTATCGACAAACAATAAAACACCCCAGAATTAATTTCCCCAACAAGAATATATACCCCAAAAATTTTAGGAGTTCCCATGTTTCAGCTTTACTCTATTTACTCTTAAAATACTGCAACAAAGATAAATCAGACATTCGTTATCTTCAGTTTGatgccaagtccctctggcttcACCTTACTTCTATAAGGCTAagtttttaattgaatttgaTATCCTTACATTCATCTGAATTGATTATACTTCCTGTTCTGTTCTTAAAACCAACACCAAAGGAAAAAACGGTTATTTTTAATTGAGATGATAAAAACTCTTCCATGCAGAAAGATCACCTGTTCATATTTCTCTAGCTCAGAGTGGTATATCTGTCGGATCTGTGACAGCTTGGCCCTGTAGTCAGAGTGTTCAATGCTATTGTCATTTGGACAGCCACCTGATGTTGCTGCTACAGCCATtggtcctcctcttcctcttttctcgGGCCCGGAGACACCCTCTGCCAGCAACATGTTATCTAGTCTCATTAGTTGAGCATCTGGGGGATCTTCTTCCTGAATACCGCGAATACTTAACACTAGATGAATATAAAGAGGGAATCAAGAGATTATttctgaaaacaggaaagaacatCAACTTTAATTCTGATAAAGCATTTAAGTGCCCTTCATAGGCTTTAGCAGAGTTCTGCCTTGAGGTCAAGAAAAAGGGTTAATAAAGCCGTAGGACAATGCATCAAAAGAAACACCAAAACGCAAGGAGAGTTTTCAAATGCATACTGATAAAATGACTACTCAGAGTCACTATAGTTTACACTACATACAAGTTTAGAAGAGATTTTAAACCTCACGCTGGCGCTCCAGGCGGTCTGCAAAGATTAGAACAAGATTTCTTACAGAGGAGATTACCACATATCAGCCTACTACGTGGCTTCTGCATGGTCCTCAACAGTAATCAGTACCAGATTGCAAAGACAGTCTACAGTAGACAGACAAAAGGTCTGATCTACCACGCCAACTGCTATACTTCTAAGCGTCCAGGAACTAAAAGGAACAACACGCTATTGTAGAGATTTCAGTGCAATCTCTACAAAGAGATGGATTTGACCTAGTCTGCTTTATATGCTGAGAAAACAACTATACTATATAGCAATATACACCAAACCTATTAAAATCTAAACAATAGGCTTTGAAAAATGTCCCCAAAGCTGCCTTTCTTATGCTTATACCCAACAATAAGTCCGCTACAGCTCGTATGCTCAGATTATTCACATTTGATTCCaagtaaatttgtttttaaaatgttgttttccaaaTTAATCCTTGCTTTAGCCAATTTATTATgaactctctttaaaaaaaaaggaaaaaaagaacaagatatTCAGTTAtacaaaaaaaagccaaaagcttttcagctttttaatttgattttaattgctAGACAGTTCCAGTTTGAGGAACAGTTGGTTTTAATCTTGTGAAGCCACAAAGTTCCAATGACCTCCTTCAAATTTTAATTATCAAGTTAACAGGATATTTTATTCCCTACAAAGATAAGCATAAAACATCTTTTTCCATGTATAGATTCTAGTATGAGGGCAGGAAAACAATGTGTATGTACAGAGACACTTAACATGTACATTTATAACAAATTTCAGCATTTTATAGACAAAAGAATAGCTCATCTAAGAAGTAATTCACCAGATACACAATTTTGAACACACAGACTAGACTTACAATCACATTGTTGAACTCTGACATTTTGCAGGCTATACAGAAGTCGCTACAAAGTTCTGAAGAGGTAATTTGGGACAGCTACAGACTTCTGCTCTGTCACAGTAATCAAGGTCTTCTCCAAAACATCCCCAGTCTTATTGCAAGCAGAAAAAGGTAAAGCAAAGGTAGGTACAATGTAAAATGGGATCTCCATTATGCGTCACTGTTGAACTCAAGCTAAGGTAACAATAAGGGAGCAGTTGAGTATTTAAAAAGTTAGTGGCTTTTCTAAGTCCTTACAGAATTAAAACTaatacatcttttaaaatacCATACCTCTGATGATACCTTAGTGAATGAACATTTCAGGAAACAAACGTAGAAAATGTTTGACTTCTTAAATTGGCAGTTGCCATTTTTTCCAAAAGGCCTTGACCCATTAAAGAGCATGCCAGAGGTCATTTGCTGCTTAGTCTTTCTAATAAAATTGACATTAAACTGTTTGGACTGGCAAGTATATTCAGTGGAACAGATATTTTTGTGTCACATTCTTATTTGGATGCACTTCTGCCAACCCTCTTTTTATGCACATTATGATGCATATCAGAGTACCTCATGTTGAAGTCAAGCTCCCAGCTGCAGCTTAATTTTATGTCACTTGTCTAATTATGGTAATTAGACATTAGTTATCATCAATTACACATAAGCTCATCTCAAGTTGACTGTTGAAAAGCACGTATAAAAACACTTTTACCATCTCGAGGCAAGAATCTGGTTGGCTAGCTCTAGTTAGCCACAAGTAACTGAAGAGGAGTTAACTATTGTTAACATCTTGTAGACTGCATTCCACCCTAGTAgttcaaatgtttattttgtggAACACTATCAAGATGAACAGATCTAAGAATCAATGACTATAAGCAGCTCAGTATTTTTAACTGACTGCATCAGgttgattttaaacattttttggcATAATTATACCTTAATTTACATTGCAGTTAAAATACAAGTTCTATAGGAATCACTGTTACAGATGATATTTTTTAACTAAAGCCATCAACTACTTGAAGGATACTTTTGCTTGAACTTTATTTTTACTCCTTGTATCTTCTTTTCAGCTAATAACAGTATTTGTACAGATCATAAGTTACAGATTCACTTACAGCTACCTCTTTCAATGAATACGAAGTTTTCTTTGCTGTAACTAGTATCTGGTTCAAATTTTCAAGGACAAGAGCTATATTCATTTCTTTACCAACCTTCCAGAGTTGATAATCTCAGAAGATGACAAAATGGGAGGGCAAAACTATAGCCACTGAGGAGTGCTATGTTCAAAGCAGATCGTGCAAGGCTATTTAGCTAGCTACAACCTTTGAGTCCCTTTGGTCAGTGATGCCGTCTGGATGTAACAAACGGTCCATTTGTTAGTACAGAATTCAGAAATTCTTCTAAACAAAACTACCAAAATATTGGCAGTGCTTGTTCCCTTTGCTGTTATTTGTTAAGCAGCaggtcattttcttttttgttgttgcttaaaCGTAGGCCAGTCTCACTCCCTGCCCCCAGGGCTTGCCACACACATTTATTTGTCCAATGTGCCTCAAGGCAGTGTCAGCATTCAAGACTTTGTAGGACAGCACTCAATGGAAACATCACAAAAAATCCGCTGGTCAATGCAATCTCCTCCACCTCAGGTTAGGAAAATccacaaatgaacaaaagaatatttaaagctCCCCGAGTTTCTCACCGAAATAAAAGTAGTTTATTGAAGAGGCCTTACTGTATGTGTTTTACCCTGGAGACCAATCAAGAGCTTAGAAGTTTTGGCTGCAGTTTTCCTAATCTTACTGACCCACCTAACGTATACGCTGTTAAGCAAAGAAACAAGAACGTGCACCATCAAAGGATACCAGAAAACTGCATTCTGACAGTCTAGTAAAAACGATTCCAGAAATACGTGCTGTACTGGTACAAATGTTGTGGAGGTAGCTGCATTTACCCTACGA contains:
- the PBX4 gene encoding pre-B-cell leukemia transcription factor 4 isoform X1, giving the protein MEDPSRLLAAAHGAGVALPGGIPPPPAAGDPAAAPPAPPPHPPGPPPPGHHDTGDVLQQIMAITDQSLDEAQARKHALNCHRMKPALFSVLCEIKEKTVLSIRGIQEEDPPDAQLMRLDNMLLAEGVSGPEKRGRGGPMAVAATSGGCPNDNSIEHSDYRAKLSQIRQIYHSELEKYEQACSEFTTHVMNLLREQSRTRPISPKEIERMVNIIHGKFSTIQMQLKQSTCEAVMILRSRFLDARRKRRNFSKQATEVLNEYFYSHLSNPYPSEEAKEELAKKGGITVSQVSNWFGNKRIRYKKNMGKFQEEANIYAAKTAVDATNVVAQGNQANSPSTPNSASSGSFKMTNSGDSFINLQSLTSYQSSPVGANVQSQMDSLHHVIHQTGRYDTIVGNPLYTTQRIDANGSWQDATTPSSITSPAGDPGSVNSDASN
- the PBX4 gene encoding pre-B-cell leukemia transcription factor 4 isoform X3; its protein translation is MAITDQSLDEAQARKHALNCHRMKPALFSVLCEIKEKTVLSIRGIQEEDPPDAQLMRLDNMLLAEGVSGPEKRGRGGPMAVAATSGGCPNDNSIEHSDYRAKLSQIRQIYHSELEKYEQACSEFTTHVMNLLREQSRTRPISPKEIERMVNIIHGKFSTIQMQLKQSTCEAVMILRSRFLDARRKRRNFSKQATEVLNEYFYSHLSNPYPSEEAKEELAKKGGITVSQVSNWFGNKRIRYKKNMGKFQEEANIYAAKTAVDATNVVAQGNQANSPSTPNSASSGSFKMTNSGDSFINLQSLTSYQSSPVGANVQSQANGSWQDATTPSSITSPAGDPGSVNSDASN
- the PBX4 gene encoding pre-B-cell leukemia transcription factor 4 isoform X2; protein product: MAITDQSLDEAQARKHALNCHRMKPALFSVLCEIKEKTVLSIRGIQEEDPPDAQLMRLDNMLLAEGVSGPEKRGRGGPMAVAATSGGCPNDNSIEHSDYRAKLSQIRQIYHSELEKYEQACSEFTTHVMNLLREQSRTRPISPKEIERMVNIIHGKFSTIQMQLKQSTCEAVMILRSRFLDARRKRRNFSKQATEVLNEYFYSHLSNPYPSEEAKEELAKKGGITVSQVSNWFGNKRIRYKKNMGKFQEEANIYAAKTAVDATNVVAQGNQANSPSTPNSASSGSFKMTNSGDSFINLQSLTSYQSSPVGANVQSQMDSLHHVIHQTGRYDTIVGNPLYTTQRIDVRCTEANGSWQDATTPSSITSPAGDPGSVNSDASN